From a region of the Pontixanthobacter gangjinensis genome:
- the maiA gene encoding maleylacetoacetate isomerase, which produces MKLHGYFRSSTSYRLRIALNLKGLEYENLPVDLRTSEQKGTVYTSRNPFGSVPMLEADGRDRAQSMALLEWLDEAYPEPPLLPSDLEDRYTARELGYAVATEIHAVNNLPVLRYLADPLGHSEEEVAVWYRHWLARTLDPVEQRLAQIGTGDFLFERPGFFEVVLLPQLYNARKFSYDLSDKPYTTRIEAACLALPEFERAYPDNQPDSPDYKAPQGD; this is translated from the coding sequence ATGAAGCTTCACGGATATTTCCGTAGCTCAACCAGCTACCGGTTGCGAATTGCGCTGAATTTGAAGGGCCTCGAATACGAAAATCTGCCGGTGGATCTGCGGACGTCAGAGCAAAAGGGCACGGTATATACCAGCCGCAATCCCTTTGGTTCGGTCCCTATGCTGGAAGCAGATGGCCGCGACCGCGCGCAATCGATGGCGCTGCTCGAATGGCTTGACGAAGCCTATCCAGAGCCGCCCCTACTGCCGAGTGATTTGGAAGACCGCTACACCGCGCGCGAGCTGGGCTATGCCGTTGCGACCGAGATCCACGCCGTGAACAATTTACCGGTGCTGCGTTACCTAGCGGACCCGCTAGGTCATTCTGAAGAAGAAGTCGCAGTATGGTATCGCCACTGGCTGGCGCGCACACTTGATCCGGTCGAGCAACGATTGGCGCAAATCGGCACGGGCGATTTCCTGTTTGAGCGGCCCGGATTTTTCGAAGTCGTATTGCTGCCGCAGCTCTACAATGCGCGTAAATTTAGCTACGATCTAAGCGACAAACCATACACCACGCGTATCGAAGCGGCTTGCCTCGCCCTGCCCGAATTTGAGCGCGCATACCCTGACAACCAGCCGGATAGCCCGGATTACAAAGCCCCCCAAGGAGACTGA